A region from the Medicago truncatula cultivar Jemalong A17 chromosome 6, MtrunA17r5.0-ANR, whole genome shotgun sequence genome encodes:
- the LOC25479502 gene encoding S-protein homolog 5 has translation MAASSSVALKFSILLIILLAFEATETIAVRVTVTIINQLPAPFFILRCQSRDNDLKVHNVQYGGSYTFSFKPSVIIFKTTLFFCSFTWPSDHRRHYLNVYDEDRDGRNNCDWEINIGGGCLSKKKKKRCFPWRSIKPNAYNTSKIARSNGVAEWKPAHPLAF, from the coding sequence ATGGCAGCTTCAAGTTCAGTTGCCTTAAAATTCTCAATATTGCTGATTATATTACTTGCATTTGAGGCCACAGAGACTATAGCTGTTAGAGTAACAGTTACAATTATCAATCAATTACCGGCACCATTTTTCATATTACGTTGCCAATCTAGAGATAACGATCTTAAAGTTCACAATGTCCAATACGGAGGAAGTtacacattttcatttaaaccatctgtgattatttttaaaactacGTTATTCTTCTGCAGCTTTACATGGCCTAGTGACCATCGCCGTCATTATCTTAACGTATATGATGAAGACCGAGACGGCCGCAACAATTGTGATTGGGAAATAAATATAGGTGGAGGTTGTTTGagcaagaagaaaaagaagagatgtTTTCCTTGGAGAAGTATCAAGCCGAACGCATACAACACTTCCAAGATTGCAAGGAGTAATGGGGTAGCCGAATGGAAACCTGCCCACCCActagctttttaa